A genomic stretch from Scatophagus argus isolate fScaArg1 chromosome 19, fScaArg1.pri, whole genome shotgun sequence includes:
- the stx7l gene encoding syntaxin-7 gives MAYHAGIQEEPSALVHNISSNIQKLTLLTSELQRAVSLLGTEQDSHQLRQMLQQKQQQGNQLAKETDRLMKTFSALPVGPDQRQRKLQKERLLNDFSAALNSFQKIQRQAANKEKEFVARVRASSRVSTGQPEDTFGNVPTFPSDSQMQAQTEAITEEDLRLIQERELSIRQLEADITDINDIFKDLGMMVHEQGDMIDSIEANVENADVSVQSATQQLARAADYQRSSRKKICILMIVLAAAAVIIGLIIWGAVKS, from the exons ATGGCCTACCATGCTGGGATCCAAGAGGAGCCCAGTGCTTTGGTTCACAACATCAGCTCCAACATCCAGAAACTGACACTGCTGA CGTCTGAGCTGCAGAGGGCGGTGTCTCTTCTGGGAACCGAGCAGGACAGCCACCAACTACGACAGATGCT gcaacagaaacagcagcaaggCAACCAGCTGGCGAAGGAGACTGACAGATTGATGAAGACATTCAGTGCACTTCCTGTTGGCCCTGATCAG CGACAGAGGAAGCTACAGAAAGAGCGTCTGTTAAATGACTTCTCCGCCGCTCTGAACAGCTTCCAAAAGATCCAGCGGCAGGCAGccaacaaagagaaagagtttGTGGCCAGAGTCAGAGCCAGTTCCAGGGTGTCG ACAGGACAGCCTGAAGACACCTTTGGAAATGTACCTACTTTCCCTAG TGATTCCCAGATGCAGGCTCAGACTGAGGCCATCACTGAAGAAGACCTGAGGCTGATCCAGGAGAGGGAGTTGTCCATCAGACAGTTGGAG GCTGACATCACAGATATCAACGACATCTTCAAGGACCTGGGGATGATGGTCCATGAGCAGGGAGACATGATAG ACAGTATAGAAGCCAATGTGGAGAATGCAGATGTGAGTGTCCAGAGTGCCACACAGCAGCTGGCACGTGCTGCAGACTACCAG CGGAGTTCCCGGAAGAAGATATGCATCCTGATGATAgtgttggctgctgctgctgttattatTGGACTCATCATCTGGGGTGCAGTGAAATCATGA
- the LOC124050945 gene encoding protein LEG1 homolog — protein MDKALNPCDISQSREGALDSFPLCSRSSSVMLRPTVLSLLLACTVSLSSSAVFLENGMPILWAQTAGQVTDLPIDNDILTPNPWHFLHRMSLYRLMIVATDPFMGSMGTNATDSPLWGLPLQLGWMLTSGRLADPTGATTCGLQTGDTTCISTQSWWSCVSYFVSALPFLSAAQQGFFGAGVQVQMQVPEGVTDYCTTYTDCAARYPDAMSKWDAFFQGLKAATGSPLPENEKKDALLGLYWAAQMASTHASAACNTKQSHYSSAEVSFANSWLNSAEYVSAAHFHSNLERSAKFISPLPSRILQVGDSAPNIADLSQEENHTLSIFSWMKNINTLLGGSLVRMWRGAMCSVTTREKGREMLEQLLLNPAFATNTFMSIVTGMTTSC, from the exons ATGGAcaaag CCTTGAATCCATGTGACATCTCTCAGTCCAGAGAAGGTGCTCTTGactcctttcctctctgcagtcgCAGCTCCTCAGTCATGTTGCGTCCGACGGTCCTCAGCCTTCTCCTGGCATGCACAGTGTCTCTCAGCAGCTCTGCTGTCTTTCTGGAGAATGGCATGCCCATTCTGTGGGCCCAAACGGCCGGACAAGTGACTGACCTGCCCATAGACAACGACATCCTGACTCCCAACCCCTGGCACTTCCTTCACCGCATGAGTCTTTACCGGCTGATGATAGTTGCTACAGACCCGTTCATGGGCTCCATGGGGACGAATGCCACAGATAGTCCTTTGTGGGGGCTTCCTCTGCAGCTTGGGTGGATGCTGACTTCAG GACGTCTTGCTGATCCAACCGGTGCTACAACATGCGGCCTGCAAACAGGAGATACTACGTGTATTTCTACTCAGAGCTGGTGGAGCT gTGTGAGCTACTTTGTCTCTGCATTGcccttcctgtctgctgcacaGCAAGGCTTCTTTGGAGCAGGAGTTCAG GTCCAGATGCAGGTGCCTGAAGGTGTAACGGACTATTGCACAACATACACTGACTGTGCGGCTCGCTACCCTGATGCCATGTCCAAGTGGGACGCCTTTTTCCAG gGCCTGAAGGCTGCGACTGGCTCTCCTCTtcctgaaaatgagaaaaaagacgCTCTCCTCGGCCTCTACTGGGCAGCCCAAATGGCTTCAACTCATGCCTCTGCTGCATGCAACACCAA GCAGAGTCACTACTCTTCTGCTGAGGTGTCGTTTGCAAACAGCTGGCTGAACTCAGCAGAGTACgtttcagcagcacatttcCATTCCAATTTGGAAAGATCTGCGAAGTTCATATCCCCCCTGCCAAGTCGAATTTTACAG GTGGGCGACAGTGCTCCTAACATTGCCGATCTGAGTCAGGAGGAGAACCACACACTGTCTATTTTCTCCTGgatgaaaaacatcaacactCTACTGG GCGGATCGCTGGTGCGTATGTGGAGAGGTGCCATGTGTTCAGTGACCAcgagagagaaaggcagagagatgtTGGAGCAGCTCCTGCTGAATCCTGCCTTCGCCACCAACACTTTCATGTCCATCGTCACTGGGATGACTACGAGCTGCTGA